A single window of Electrophorus electricus isolate fEleEle1 chromosome 16, fEleEle1.pri, whole genome shotgun sequence DNA harbors:
- the LOC113582860 gene encoding adhesion G protein-coupled receptor L1-like isoform X9, translating to MALSLWLLWMCVASLSNIAPSEQGLSRAAMPFGLMRRELACEGYPIELRCPGSDVIMIETANYGRTDDKICDADPFQMENVQCYQPDAFKIMSHRCNNRTQCVVVAGADVFPDPCPGTYKYLEIQYECVPYIFVCPGTLIHVLEASSVREAEHQSGAWCKDPLQAGDRLYVMPWTPYRTDMLYEYASWEDYRQTRVTTTYKLPSRVDGTGFVVYDGAVFYNKERTRNIVKYDLRTRIKSGEAIVTNANYHDTSPYRWGGKSDIDLAVDENGLWVIYATESNNGRLVVSQVNPYTLRFEGTWQTTFEKRMASDAFVACGVLYAVRSVYQDDDSEAGGNLILYAYDTRREREEPVHIPFPNPYQHISSISYNPRDNQLYVWNNYNVLRYPLEFSPPQPTADPLSTPLLSTTAQSPLSSTFFLGFSPTPPPSVTFHPVGAINRAPAGRPITATVPVTLRPARHPPGARMPVCEGRVSRGVQWPPTHRGETVERPCPKGSLGIASYHCMVDEVVWDVRGPDLSNCTSPWVSQVAQKIKSGENAAHIAAVLVNHTRGRVYAGDVTSSVRLMEQLLDILDSQLQALRPANKDSAARNYNKLQKRGRTCKAFIQAMVQTVDNLLRLEALDSWQDMNTTEQSHTATMMLDVMEKGSFLLANNLYNGEFSDRAPNVDLEVYVLNTETEVKDLFFPHSYDSDSTIHLSTATIKQYSRNGQVKVVFALYKNLGTFLSTQNATVKTEAELKQGGRRLAVNSHVISASMNKESSRVFLTEPVTFTLRHLQLENHFSPNCSFWNYSEHSMMGQWSSQGCRLVHTNNTHTTCSCSHLTNFALLMSHQQPAYPGGVQGLILFVITWVGMVISLVCLALCISTFCCLRALQSDRTTIHKNLCLTLFISQLLFLIGMDKTHYTVACPVLAGLLHFFLLSVFCWLCVEAVQLYVLLVEVFESETSRRKYYYLSAYGFPLLVVAISAAIDYRSYGNPKACWLRVDNYFIWMFIGPVSLVILLNLVVVVITIHRMIRHSTVLKPDSSRFDNIKCWTVSSVTLLLLVTLTWVFGLLFINENSVVMAYLFTSFNALHGLFIFIFHCALQKKVQKEYGKCFRQSSCCGHASSSGSHGSLKSSTHRSNNRYYSGGQSRHAPAHRQSRIRRMWNDTVRRQTESSFMADLNNTPTLNRGTMGNHLLANPVLQTRSGSSPYNTLLAETFNSPSPAVFNSTAEGTLSRSRESCGLEGVRLNGNYNNSYSVHGGSSDLLGSVPVGAGGVSGDVSPALLTPRGAEPTAGLRRNLSDAAALEKMIISELVQSNLRPAADRYGNAVETTTERQDYVTSTMGHREPPQRPLPRPPPPPPQDEEEPLYKALEKPRLPDKPRLPEKPRLPEKPRLLEHTQSVFYQSEEDSESFSAEITDSVGGTGPDTASLYARDRDSSYPDSSPEALGVEPRSALPPDELYFSTGRHAHVSAFYQPPSRRPNEEPRLGLEPAHGEGDGQMQLVTSL from the exons ATGGCACTGTCACTATGGTTACTGTGGATGTGTGTTGCCTCGCTTAGCAACATTGCCCCGTCTGAACAAG gGTTGAGCAGAGCAGCAATGCCCTTCGGACTGATGCGTAGGGAGCTGGCGTGTGAGGGGTACCCCATTGAGCTGCGCTGcccaggaagtgatgtcatcatGATTGAGACTGCCAACTACGGCCGCACTGATGACAAGATCTGTGACGCTGACCCCTTCCAGATGGAGAACGTCCAGTGCTACCAACCAGATGCCTTCAAGATCATGTCTCatag gtgtaaTAATCGGACCCAGTGTGTGGTCGTTGCAGGGGCTGATGTGTTTCCTGACCCTTGTCCTGGAACTTATAAATACCTGGAGATCCAATATGAATGTGTCCCATACA tcttTGTTTGTCCCGGAACTCTCATTCATGTTCTGGAAGCCAGTTCGGTGCGGGAGGCAGAGCATCAGTCGGGGGCGTGGTGTAAGGATCCTTTGCAGGCTGGTGATAGGCTGTACGTTATGCCATGGACACCCTATCGAACAGACATGCTGTACGAGTACGCCTCGTGGGAGGACTACCGACAAACCAGAGTCACCACCACatataa GCTGCCGAGTCGTGTGGACGGCACGGGCTTTGTTGTGTATGACGGCGCTGTTTTCTACAACAAGGAGCGTACGCGCAACATCGTGAAGTACGACCTGCGCACGCGCATCAAGAGTGGCGAGGCCATCGTCACCAACGCCAACTACCACGACACCTCGCCCTACCGCTGGGGCGGCAAGTCCGACATCGACCTGGCTGTGGATGAGAATGGCCTGTGGGTGATCTACGCCACAGAGTCCAACAACGGACGCCTGGTGGTCAgtcag GTGAACCCATACACACTGCGTTTCGAAGGCACGTGGCAAACCACCTTCGAGAAGCGCATGGCATCAGATGCGTTCGTGGCGTGCGGCGTGCTCTATGCCGTGCGCTCCGTCTACCAGGACGATGACAGCGAGGCGGGTGGGAACCTCATCCTGTACGCGTATGACACGCGgcgggagagggaggagcctgTCCATATCCCTTTCCCCAACCCCTACCAGCACATCTCCTCCATCAGTTACAACCCGCGGGACAATCAGCTGTACGTGTGGAACAACTACAACGTCCTGCGCTACCCGCTGGAGTTCAGCCCTCCGCAGCCCACCGccg accctctgtccactcctctcctctccaccactGCTCAgtctccactctcctccacaTTTTTTCTGGGCTTCAGTCCAACCCCACCGCCGTCTGTCACCTTTCACCCGGTGGGGGCGATTAACCGGGCTCCGGCTGGCCGGCCCATCACGGCGACCGTGCCCGTGACCCTCCGCCCGGCACGGCACCCACCAGGAGCacgcatgcctgtgtgtgaggggagagtGAGTCGAGGAGTGCAGTGGCCGCCCACACACAGGGGGGAGACGGTGGAGAGACCCTGTCCCAAAGGATCGctcg GGATTGCCTCCTACCACTGCATGGTGGATGAGGTGGTGTGGGACGTGCGGGGACCTGACCTCAGTAACTGCACCTCGCCCTGGGTCAGCCAGGTCGCCCAGAAG ATAAAGAGTGGGGAGAATGCAGCACATATTGCTGCTGTGCTTGTCAATCACACACGGGGGCGCGTCTATGctggtgatgtcacttcctctgTGCGTCTTATGGAGCAGTTGTTGGACATTCTGGACTCCCAGCTGCAGGCACTGAGGCCAGCTAACAAGGACTCGGCAGCCAGGAACTAtaacaaa CTCCAGAAGAGGGGGAGGACCTGCAAAGCATTTATTCAG GCCATGGTCCAGACGGTGGACAACCTGCTGCGTCTGGAGGCGCTGGACTCCTGGCAGGACATGAACACTACGGAGCAGTCTCACACAGCCACCATGATGCTGGACGTGATGGAGAAAGGCTCCTTCCTATTGGCCAACAACCTCTACAACGGGGAGTTTAGTGACCGTGCCCCCAACGTCG acctGGAGGTGTACGTATTGAACACAGAGACTGAGGTCAAAGACCTGTTCTTCCCCCACTCCTATGACAGTGACAGCACCATCCATCTCTCTACAGCTACCATCAAACAATACAGCCGCAAtg GTCAGGTGAAGGTCGTTTTTGCTCTCTATAAGAATCTTGGTACTTTCCTCTCCACCCAAAATGCTACGGTCAAGACAGAGGCGGAGCTAAAGCAGGGAGGGCGGAGACTGGCTGTTAATTCCCATGTAATCTCTGCCTCTATGAATAAAGAGTCCAGCCGTGTGTTTCTGACTGAACCAGTCACCTTCACACTTAGGCACCTACAG CTGGAGAACCACTTCAGTCCAAACTGTTCATTCTGGAACTACTCGGAGCACTCTATGATGGGCCAGTGGTCATCTCAGGGCTGCAGGCTGGTacacaccaacaacacacacaccacctgctcctgctcacacCTCACCAACTTCGCCCTGCTGATGAGCCACCAGCAGCCTGCT TATCCCGGAGGGGTCCAGGGCCTGATCCTCTTCGTCATCACCTGGGTGGGCATGGTGATCTCGCTGGTGTGTCTGGCTCTGTGTATCTCCAccttctgctgtctgagggCACTACAGAGTGACCGCACCACTATTCACAAGAACCTCTGCCTCACGCTCTTCATCTcccagctcctcttcctcatcggCATGGATAAGACCCACTACACC gTGGCGTGTCCCGTACTGGCTGGTCTCCTCCATTTCTTCCTGCTCTCCGTGTtctgctggctgtgtgtggaAGCTGTTCAGCTCTACGTGCTCCTGGTGGAGGTTTTTGAGAGCGAGACCTCACGCAGGAAGTACTACTACCTGTCCGCCTATGGCTTCCCCCTACTGGTGGTggccatctcagctgccattgACTACAGGAGCTACGGCAACcctaaagc TTGCTGGCTGCGAGTGGACAATTACTTCATCTGGATGTTCATTGGCCCTGTCTCCCTCGTTATCCTG CTGAACCTGGTTGTCGTGGTGATCACCATTCACAGGATGATCCGCCACTCCACCGTGCTCAAGCCCGACTCCAGCCGCTTCGACAACATCAA GTGCTGGACAGTGAGCTCTGTGACTCTCCTTCTCCTGGTGACGCTGACCTGGGTCTTCGGCCTCCTCTTCATCAATGAGAATAGTGTGGTGATGGCATACCTCTTCACCTCCTTCAATGCCCTACACGgtctcttcatcttcatcttccacTGCGCTCTGCAGAAGAAg GTTCAGAAGGAGTATGGTAAATGCTTCCGTCAGTCATCCTGCTGTGGCCACGCCTCCTCTTCTGGTTCCCATGGTTCCCTCAAAAGCTCCACCCATCGCAGCAACAACCGCTACTATAGTGGAGGGCAATCAAGACATGCCCCGGCACACAGACAG agtcGTATCCGGCGAATGTGGAATGATACAGTTCGCAGGCAGACTGAGTCTTCTTTTATGGCTGACCTGAACAACACCCCCACGCTCAACAGAG gaACTATGGGTAATCACCTGCTGGCCAATCCAGTGCTGCAGACTCGCTCTGGCTCCTCCCCTTATAACACACTTTTGGCTGAAACCTTCAACTCACCCTCACCAGCGGTCTTCAACTccactg cagagggcacttTGTCCCGTAGTCGTGAGTCGTGTGGGCTGGAAGGAGTTCGCCTGAACGGAAACTACAACAACAGCTACTCCGTGCATGGTGGCAGCTCTGACCTCCTTGGGAGTGTTCCGGTGGGAGCAGGGGGCGTATCTGGAGATGTCAGCCCAGCCCTACTAACCCCCAGGGGGGCGGAGCCAACAGCAGGTTTGAGGCGGAACCTTTCAGATGCAGCCGCATTGGAGAAGATGATCATCTCCGAGCTGGTGCAAAGCAACCTGCGTCCGGCTGCTGATCGCTATGGCAATGCTGTGGAAACGACCACTGAGCGTCAGGATTATGTAACCTCAACAATGGGTCACAGGGAGCCTCCTCAGCGCCCGCTACCCcgcccaccacctccaccaccacaggATGAGGAGGAGCCTCTGTACAAGGCTCTAGAGAAGCCCCGCCTACCTGACAAGCCACGCCTCCCCGAAAAACCTCGCCTCCCAGAGAAACCCCGTCTCTTAGAGCACACTCAGTCAGTGTTCTACCAGAGTGAGGAAGACTCTGAAAGCTTTTCTGCTGAAATCACGGACAGTGTGGGTGGAACTGGGCCTGACACCGCCTCCTTGTATGCAAGGGACAGGGACTCATCCTATCCCGACAGCAGCCCAGAGGCTTTAGGGGTGGAGCCTCGCTCAGCTCTGCCCCCCGATGAGTTGTACTTCAGCACAGGGCGCCACGCCCACGTCTCCGCCTTCTACCAGCCCCCATCACGACGGCCCAATGAGGAGCCTCGGTTGGGGCTGGAGCCCGCTCACGGTGAGGGTGATGGACAGATGCAACTGGTGACGAGTCTGTGA
- the LOC113582860 gene encoding adhesion G protein-coupled receptor L1-like isoform X7, producing the protein MALSLWLLWMCVASLSNIAPSEQGLSRAAMPFGLMRRELACEGYPIELRCPGSDVIMIETANYGRTDDKICDADPFQMENVQCYQPDAFKIMSHRCNNRTQCVVVAGADVFPDPCPGTYKYLEIQYECVPYKVDQKVFVCPGTLIHVLEASSVREAEHQSGAWCKDPLQAGDRLYVMPWTPYRTDMLYEYASWEDYRQTRVTTTYKLPSRVDGTGFVVYDGAVFYNKERTRNIVKYDLRTRIKSGEAIVTNANYHDTSPYRWGGKSDIDLAVDENGLWVIYATESNNGRLVVSQVNPYTLRFEGTWQTTFEKRMASDAFVACGVLYAVRSVYQDDDSEAGGNLILYAYDTRREREEPVHIPFPNPYQHISSISYNPRDNQLYVWNNYNVLRYPLEFSPPQPTADPLSTPLLSTTAQSPLSSTFFLGFSPTPPPSVTFHPVGAINRAPAGRPITATVPVTLRPARHPPGARMPVCEGRVSRGVQWPPTHRGETVERPCPKGSLGIASYHCMVDEVVWDVRGPDLSNCTSPWVSQVAQKIKSGENAAHIAAVLVNHTRGRVYAGDVTSSVRLMEQLLDILDSQLQALRPANKDSAARNYNKLQKRGRTCKAFIQAMVQTVDNLLRLEALDSWQDMNTTEQSHTATMMLDVMEKGSFLLANNLYNGEFSDRAPNVDLEVYVLNTETEVKDLFFPHSYDSDSTIHLSTATIKQYSRNGQVKVVFALYKNLGTFLSTQNATVKTEAELKQGGRRLAVNSHVISASMNKESSRVFLTEPVTFTLRHLQLENHFSPNCSFWNYSEHSMMGQWSSQGCRLVHTNNTHTTCSCSHLTNFALLMSHQQPAYPGGVQGLILFVITWVGMVISLVCLALCISTFCCLRALQSDRTTIHKNLCLTLFISQLLFLIGMDKTHYTVACPVLAGLLHFFLLSVFCWLCVEAVQLYVLLVEVFESETSRRKYYYLSAYGFPLLVVAISAAIDYRSYGNPKACWLRVDNYFIWMFIGPVSLVILLNLVVVVITIHRMIRHSTVLKPDSSRFDNIKCWTVSSVTLLLLVTLTWVFGLLFINENSVVMAYLFTSFNALHGLFIFIFHCALQKKVQKEYGKCFRQSSCCGHASSSGSHGSLKSSTHRSNNRYYSGGQSRHAPAHRQSRIRRMWNDTVRRQTESSFMADLNNTPTLNREGTLSRSRESCGLEGVRLNGNYNNSYSVHGGSSDLLGSVPVGAGGVSGDVSPALLTPRGAEPTAGLRRNLSDAAALEKMIISELVQSNLRPAADRYGNAVETTTERQDYVTSTMGHREPPQRPLPRPPPPPPQDEEEPLYKALEKPRLPDKPRLPEKPRLPEKPRLLEHTQSVFYQSEEDSESFSAEITDSVGGTGPDTASLYARDRDSSYPDSSPEALGVEPRSALPPDELYFSTGRHAHVSAFYQPPSRRPNEEPRLGLEPAHGEGDGQMQLVTSL; encoded by the exons ATGGCACTGTCACTATGGTTACTGTGGATGTGTGTTGCCTCGCTTAGCAACATTGCCCCGTCTGAACAAG gGTTGAGCAGAGCAGCAATGCCCTTCGGACTGATGCGTAGGGAGCTGGCGTGTGAGGGGTACCCCATTGAGCTGCGCTGcccaggaagtgatgtcatcatGATTGAGACTGCCAACTACGGCCGCACTGATGACAAGATCTGTGACGCTGACCCCTTCCAGATGGAGAACGTCCAGTGCTACCAACCAGATGCCTTCAAGATCATGTCTCatag gtgtaaTAATCGGACCCAGTGTGTGGTCGTTGCAGGGGCTGATGTGTTTCCTGACCCTTGTCCTGGAACTTATAAATACCTGGAGATCCAATATGAATGTGTCCCATACA AAGTGGAccaaaaag tcttTGTTTGTCCCGGAACTCTCATTCATGTTCTGGAAGCCAGTTCGGTGCGGGAGGCAGAGCATCAGTCGGGGGCGTGGTGTAAGGATCCTTTGCAGGCTGGTGATAGGCTGTACGTTATGCCATGGACACCCTATCGAACAGACATGCTGTACGAGTACGCCTCGTGGGAGGACTACCGACAAACCAGAGTCACCACCACatataa GCTGCCGAGTCGTGTGGACGGCACGGGCTTTGTTGTGTATGACGGCGCTGTTTTCTACAACAAGGAGCGTACGCGCAACATCGTGAAGTACGACCTGCGCACGCGCATCAAGAGTGGCGAGGCCATCGTCACCAACGCCAACTACCACGACACCTCGCCCTACCGCTGGGGCGGCAAGTCCGACATCGACCTGGCTGTGGATGAGAATGGCCTGTGGGTGATCTACGCCACAGAGTCCAACAACGGACGCCTGGTGGTCAgtcag GTGAACCCATACACACTGCGTTTCGAAGGCACGTGGCAAACCACCTTCGAGAAGCGCATGGCATCAGATGCGTTCGTGGCGTGCGGCGTGCTCTATGCCGTGCGCTCCGTCTACCAGGACGATGACAGCGAGGCGGGTGGGAACCTCATCCTGTACGCGTATGACACGCGgcgggagagggaggagcctgTCCATATCCCTTTCCCCAACCCCTACCAGCACATCTCCTCCATCAGTTACAACCCGCGGGACAATCAGCTGTACGTGTGGAACAACTACAACGTCCTGCGCTACCCGCTGGAGTTCAGCCCTCCGCAGCCCACCGccg accctctgtccactcctctcctctccaccactGCTCAgtctccactctcctccacaTTTTTTCTGGGCTTCAGTCCAACCCCACCGCCGTCTGTCACCTTTCACCCGGTGGGGGCGATTAACCGGGCTCCGGCTGGCCGGCCCATCACGGCGACCGTGCCCGTGACCCTCCGCCCGGCACGGCACCCACCAGGAGCacgcatgcctgtgtgtgaggggagagtGAGTCGAGGAGTGCAGTGGCCGCCCACACACAGGGGGGAGACGGTGGAGAGACCCTGTCCCAAAGGATCGctcg GGATTGCCTCCTACCACTGCATGGTGGATGAGGTGGTGTGGGACGTGCGGGGACCTGACCTCAGTAACTGCACCTCGCCCTGGGTCAGCCAGGTCGCCCAGAAG ATAAAGAGTGGGGAGAATGCAGCACATATTGCTGCTGTGCTTGTCAATCACACACGGGGGCGCGTCTATGctggtgatgtcacttcctctgTGCGTCTTATGGAGCAGTTGTTGGACATTCTGGACTCCCAGCTGCAGGCACTGAGGCCAGCTAACAAGGACTCGGCAGCCAGGAACTAtaacaaa CTCCAGAAGAGGGGGAGGACCTGCAAAGCATTTATTCAG GCCATGGTCCAGACGGTGGACAACCTGCTGCGTCTGGAGGCGCTGGACTCCTGGCAGGACATGAACACTACGGAGCAGTCTCACACAGCCACCATGATGCTGGACGTGATGGAGAAAGGCTCCTTCCTATTGGCCAACAACCTCTACAACGGGGAGTTTAGTGACCGTGCCCCCAACGTCG acctGGAGGTGTACGTATTGAACACAGAGACTGAGGTCAAAGACCTGTTCTTCCCCCACTCCTATGACAGTGACAGCACCATCCATCTCTCTACAGCTACCATCAAACAATACAGCCGCAAtg GTCAGGTGAAGGTCGTTTTTGCTCTCTATAAGAATCTTGGTACTTTCCTCTCCACCCAAAATGCTACGGTCAAGACAGAGGCGGAGCTAAAGCAGGGAGGGCGGAGACTGGCTGTTAATTCCCATGTAATCTCTGCCTCTATGAATAAAGAGTCCAGCCGTGTGTTTCTGACTGAACCAGTCACCTTCACACTTAGGCACCTACAG CTGGAGAACCACTTCAGTCCAAACTGTTCATTCTGGAACTACTCGGAGCACTCTATGATGGGCCAGTGGTCATCTCAGGGCTGCAGGCTGGTacacaccaacaacacacacaccacctgctcctgctcacacCTCACCAACTTCGCCCTGCTGATGAGCCACCAGCAGCCTGCT TATCCCGGAGGGGTCCAGGGCCTGATCCTCTTCGTCATCACCTGGGTGGGCATGGTGATCTCGCTGGTGTGTCTGGCTCTGTGTATCTCCAccttctgctgtctgagggCACTACAGAGTGACCGCACCACTATTCACAAGAACCTCTGCCTCACGCTCTTCATCTcccagctcctcttcctcatcggCATGGATAAGACCCACTACACC gTGGCGTGTCCCGTACTGGCTGGTCTCCTCCATTTCTTCCTGCTCTCCGTGTtctgctggctgtgtgtggaAGCTGTTCAGCTCTACGTGCTCCTGGTGGAGGTTTTTGAGAGCGAGACCTCACGCAGGAAGTACTACTACCTGTCCGCCTATGGCTTCCCCCTACTGGTGGTggccatctcagctgccattgACTACAGGAGCTACGGCAACcctaaagc TTGCTGGCTGCGAGTGGACAATTACTTCATCTGGATGTTCATTGGCCCTGTCTCCCTCGTTATCCTG CTGAACCTGGTTGTCGTGGTGATCACCATTCACAGGATGATCCGCCACTCCACCGTGCTCAAGCCCGACTCCAGCCGCTTCGACAACATCAA GTGCTGGACAGTGAGCTCTGTGACTCTCCTTCTCCTGGTGACGCTGACCTGGGTCTTCGGCCTCCTCTTCATCAATGAGAATAGTGTGGTGATGGCATACCTCTTCACCTCCTTCAATGCCCTACACGgtctcttcatcttcatcttccacTGCGCTCTGCAGAAGAAg GTTCAGAAGGAGTATGGTAAATGCTTCCGTCAGTCATCCTGCTGTGGCCACGCCTCCTCTTCTGGTTCCCATGGTTCCCTCAAAAGCTCCACCCATCGCAGCAACAACCGCTACTATAGTGGAGGGCAATCAAGACATGCCCCGGCACACAGACAG agtcGTATCCGGCGAATGTGGAATGATACAGTTCGCAGGCAGACTGAGTCTTCTTTTATGGCTGACCTGAACAACACCCCCACGCTCAACAGAG agggcacttTGTCCCGTAGTCGTGAGTCGTGTGGGCTGGAAGGAGTTCGCCTGAACGGAAACTACAACAACAGCTACTCCGTGCATGGTGGCAGCTCTGACCTCCTTGGGAGTGTTCCGGTGGGAGCAGGGGGCGTATCTGGAGATGTCAGCCCAGCCCTACTAACCCCCAGGGGGGCGGAGCCAACAGCAGGTTTGAGGCGGAACCTTTCAGATGCAGCCGCATTGGAGAAGATGATCATCTCCGAGCTGGTGCAAAGCAACCTGCGTCCGGCTGCTGATCGCTATGGCAATGCTGTGGAAACGACCACTGAGCGTCAGGATTATGTAACCTCAACAATGGGTCACAGGGAGCCTCCTCAGCGCCCGCTACCCcgcccaccacctccaccaccacaggATGAGGAGGAGCCTCTGTACAAGGCTCTAGAGAAGCCCCGCCTACCTGACAAGCCACGCCTCCCCGAAAAACCTCGCCTCCCAGAGAAACCCCGTCTCTTAGAGCACACTCAGTCAGTGTTCTACCAGAGTGAGGAAGACTCTGAAAGCTTTTCTGCTGAAATCACGGACAGTGTGGGTGGAACTGGGCCTGACACCGCCTCCTTGTATGCAAGGGACAGGGACTCATCCTATCCCGACAGCAGCCCAGAGGCTTTAGGGGTGGAGCCTCGCTCAGCTCTGCCCCCCGATGAGTTGTACTTCAGCACAGGGCGCCACGCCCACGTCTCCGCCTTCTACCAGCCCCCATCACGACGGCCCAATGAGGAGCCTCGGTTGGGGCTGGAGCCCGCTCACGGTGAGGGTGATGGACAGATGCAACTGGTGACGAGTCTGTGA